The following proteins are co-located in the Desulfovermiculus halophilus DSM 18834 genome:
- a CDS encoding general secretion pathway protein GspK translates to MRGSILIITLLIISVLVVTVTETMRRMQVEQASAAIYVSTARGRAVNRSAQALVAYLLAQDRKDPEDTGKGTADHYGEPWALFPDQDQVDLPPLPDGALNATVVDEQGKFPINSLVTEDGAWSEPHRQTLVNLLGSPPFSLPREKLEMIMPRIKDWLDTDSNPSGVHGAEADTYALEEGRISCRNGPLLFAGELAFIQDMPGKIFKQTDDRPGLLDLISVHTRGAININTARPEILAAMVNPDIPRETAREFASTMAAYRRDPMHYDFLSEPDWYRNRMAGYNDVQLPAELVAVSSDIYALMLRADIGGIQTSRYIVLRRKISKGTITFDPVHKETE, encoded by the coding sequence TTGCGCGGCTCTATCTTGATCATCACCTTGCTCATTATCAGCGTCCTGGTGGTCACGGTCACCGAGACCATGCGCCGGATGCAGGTGGAGCAGGCCAGTGCGGCCATTTACGTCTCAACCGCCCGGGGACGGGCCGTCAACCGTTCCGCTCAGGCCCTGGTCGCATACCTCCTGGCCCAGGACAGAAAAGACCCGGAGGACACCGGGAAGGGCACGGCCGACCATTACGGGGAGCCCTGGGCTCTGTTTCCGGATCAGGACCAGGTCGATCTTCCCCCTCTGCCGGACGGAGCACTGAATGCCACTGTGGTTGACGAGCAGGGCAAGTTTCCCATCAACTCCCTGGTCACCGAGGACGGGGCCTGGAGTGAACCGCACCGGCAGACCCTGGTCAATCTTTTGGGCAGTCCTCCCTTTTCCCTGCCCCGGGAAAAGCTCGAAATGATCATGCCCAGGATCAAGGACTGGCTGGACACTGACAGCAACCCCAGCGGAGTGCATGGGGCCGAGGCCGACACCTACGCCCTGGAAGAAGGCCGGATTTCCTGCCGCAACGGGCCGCTTCTTTTTGCCGGTGAGCTTGCGTTCATCCAGGACATGCCCGGAAAAATCTTCAAACAAACTGATGACCGGCCCGGACTCCTGGATCTCATAAGCGTGCACACCCGGGGGGCAATCAATATCAACACTGCCCGGCCGGAGATCCTGGCCGCCATGGTTAATCCGGACATCCCCAGGGAAACGGCCCGGGAGTTTGCCTCCACAATGGCCGCCTACCGCCGGGATCCCATGCATTACGACTTTCTTTCCGAACCGGACTGGTATCGAAACCGGATGGCCGGATACAACGACGTCCAGCTCCCGGCTGAGCTTGTGGCTGTTTCCAGTGATATCTACGCCTTGATGCTTAGAGCAGACATCGGCGGCATTCAGACCTCCAGGTATATTGTTCTCAGACGGAAGATCTCAAAGGGCACAATCACCTTTGATCCCGTGCACAAAGAAACGGAATAA
- a CDS encoding PilN domain-containing protein: MMGTRILGIEISASRISAAGISRGGRRRRLEETFTLELGSSHEPAQAASVLHNRIAALNTPCDQVVLSFNNCLALFQNLVFPFTDLDKIREVAGYELESRLPLSLAEYAWDILPRGPDHKGEQPVMAVLYPLESINSWIHALQEIGLKTAHVHLRPTALASWLARLPVDTDPAPAYVLIDDDCTNLTWMPDGFPACLRCIPVGLGDMLIELQSQGVLPRNNDQEALPDHSKLSMENWTGSPSFQYLLRQIRMTLMTADRHDPPRNLVSLGSLQTRDTLSQALAAGLDLKLLDPWTIQDPSGLLPECPLSCLPAAAAVRGGLDKKELNLLRSTPAHGSESTLFRPHLRFIAVSLAAILICWGGAFGLDIFLHKSRLETLNAKITDTFKQSVPDAPDTVRPVQYTSVIQSRLRALRGDGSGQGRPPASGSRVLETVSRALPSGEGIQITLLAMDGSNVRINGSAPNFKSVDRIKNALENSSLVKTASIDGATVNQDQSGVSFNLRLQLEDAG, from the coding sequence ATGATGGGTACGCGTATTCTGGGAATAGAGATCAGTGCCAGCCGCATAAGTGCAGCCGGCATATCCAGAGGGGGGAGGAGGCGGCGACTGGAAGAGACCTTTACCCTTGAGCTCGGGTCCTCCCATGAACCCGCCCAGGCCGCCTCTGTTCTGCACAACAGAATCGCTGCCCTAAACACGCCCTGCGACCAGGTGGTTTTAAGCTTCAACAACTGCCTGGCATTGTTTCAAAACCTGGTGTTTCCCTTTACCGATCTGGACAAGATCCGGGAAGTAGCCGGGTATGAATTGGAAAGCCGTCTTCCGTTGTCCCTGGCCGAGTACGCCTGGGATATCCTCCCCAGGGGGCCGGACCACAAGGGAGAGCAGCCGGTTATGGCTGTCCTGTACCCATTGGAGAGCATAAATTCCTGGATCCATGCCCTGCAGGAAATCGGCTTGAAGACGGCTCATGTCCACCTTCGCCCCACAGCCCTGGCCTCTTGGCTTGCTCGGCTCCCGGTTGATACAGACCCTGCCCCTGCATATGTCCTGATCGACGATGACTGCACCAATCTGACGTGGATGCCGGACGGTTTTCCGGCCTGTTTACGCTGTATCCCTGTCGGTCTGGGTGATATGCTCATTGAGCTTCAGAGCCAGGGGGTCCTTCCCCGGAATAATGATCAAGAAGCCCTTCCTGATCATTCTAAGCTTTCCATGGAAAACTGGACCGGGTCTCCGTCCTTTCAGTACCTCCTGCGTCAAATCCGGATGACCCTCATGACCGCCGACAGGCATGATCCGCCCCGGAACTTGGTCTCTCTTGGCTCACTCCAGACCAGAGACACCCTGAGTCAAGCCCTGGCCGCCGGCCTGGACCTGAAACTTTTGGATCCCTGGACAATCCAGGACCCTTCAGGTCTGCTCCCAGAGTGCCCCCTTTCCTGCCTCCCGGCCGCTGCTGCGGTCCGGGGCGGACTGGACAAGAAGGAACTGAACCTTCTGCGCAGCACACCCGCTCATGGGTCCGAATCGACCCTTTTCCGTCCCCATTTGCGCTTCATTGCCGTATCTCTGGCCGCCATCCTCATCTGTTGGGGAGGGGCCTTTGGTCTGGACATATTCCTGCACAAATCCCGACTCGAGACGCTCAACGCCAAAATCACCGACACCTTTAAGCAGAGTGTTCCGGATGCGCCGGACACTGTGCGTCCGGTACAATACACAAGCGTCATCCAATCCCGGCTCCGGGCCCTGCGGGGAGACGGTTCCGGGCAGGGGCGGCCTCCGGCCTCCGGGAGTCGGGTTCTGGAAACAGTCAGCCGCGCCCTGCCCTCTGGAGAAGGAATCCAGATCACCTTGCTGGCCATGGACGGCAGCAATGTCCGCATCAACGGCTCGGCTCCCAACTTCAAATCGGTTGACCGGATCAAAAACGCCTTGGAGAATTCAAGCTTGGTGAAAACAGCGAGCATAGACGGAGCAACTGTCAATCAAGACCAAAGCGGGGTCAGCTTCAACCTCCGCCTGCAACTGGAGGACGCCGGATGA
- the gspM gene encoding type II secretion system protein GspM, with amino-acid sequence MSDRQKKRLLYSAAAVLLLVGLIQWGLIPAQHYRQGLKQSQEQALHRLQELRQLGAELKEAQKRSEGPQERGQKQEDFTLFSFLENQATKDNIKGSVEYMRPLTDERNDRSQEKVQMRLEPVRLARLATFLAHVEQAPEGIFIERMTIRSPRQEPGRLRVDLVFATFVS; translated from the coding sequence ATGAGTGATAGGCAAAAAAAACGGCTCCTGTACTCTGCAGCTGCTGTGCTCCTGCTCGTTGGCCTTATCCAATGGGGGCTGATCCCTGCACAGCATTATCGGCAGGGGCTGAAACAGAGCCAGGAGCAGGCCCTGCACAGGCTGCAGGAACTAAGACAGCTCGGGGCCGAACTCAAGGAAGCCCAAAAGCGGTCCGAGGGTCCTCAAGAGCGTGGGCAAAAGCAAGAAGACTTTACCTTATTTTCTTTTTTGGAGAATCAAGCCACAAAAGATAATATAAAAGGCAGCGTGGAGTACATGCGCCCACTGACAGACGAACGAAACGACAGGTCTCAAGAGAAGGTCCAGATGCGCCTGGAACCCGTGCGCCTGGCCCGGCTGGCCACTTTTCTGGCCCATGTGGAACAGGCTCCGGAGGGGATATTTATCGAACGGATGACCATCCGCTCCCCGCGCCAGGAGCCGGGCCGGCTTCGAGTGGACCTGGTCTTTGCCACCTTTGTCTCCTAG